In a single window of the Aminomonas paucivorans DSM 12260 genome:
- a CDS encoding hybrid sensor histidine kinase/response regulator, with the protein MSGSDLSPEFLEELRGDFAVEAAEHLQTVVSGLLDLEKDPESPAREAVYRAVHSMKGAAHAVQLPRVASLCQPLESVLSGMRKGLLHLNPSGFDLLHRTADALGELVAGRDDGTSPGLARELEGLCLGASPPRAPSQEETPPPALQEPEAPSPEAPSGDLRANRDTVRIETQKLDSLLLQAEDLLSLKLSLAQRLGEVEEALSRCLPWRKGWEKTLHALKSSSGQEALRPLLEEHRARMEDLQDRLRRLRKEMRRDLLAADRSLSSLMESAKGVLMLPLGTILQGYPKVVRDLCRLLGKEAALTVSGEDTPMDKRILEGLKDPLLHLLRNGVDHGLEPPEERLRQGKPPAGNLSLRVHRQEGNRVEIVLSDDGRGIDPRALRQSAVKAGVLSSQDAEALDDAAALGLLFRSGVSTSPLVTDISGRGLGMAIVEEGVQKLGGSVTVRSVPGVGTTFLLSLPLTLATFRGLLVREGGRSFLVPTGSILRVLRIPRDQISSVGSRETFRMDGIPLGLARLGGVLGLPPGPETGPHLPVLVLTSGSSRLGFAVDQILEEQEALLKPLGPQLVRVRHLAGATVLGSGEVVPVLHAGDLIRSALEGEASVRAGSSREEDRRPSVLLVEDSITSRTLLRNILSAAGHEVTTAVDGEEGWNLVREGSFDLVVSDVEMPRMSGFDLTARIRSDPRLQELPVVLVTSLESREDRERGAEVGADAYIVKRGFDQGNLLDAVRRLL; encoded by the coding sequence ATGAGCGGTTCCGACCTGTCCCCGGAGTTTCTGGAGGAGCTGCGGGGGGACTTCGCCGTAGAGGCGGCGGAACACCTCCAGACGGTGGTGTCCGGCCTCCTGGATCTGGAGAAGGACCCGGAGAGCCCCGCCAGGGAGGCGGTGTACCGGGCGGTGCACAGCATGAAAGGCGCCGCCCACGCGGTGCAGCTTCCCCGGGTGGCCTCCCTCTGCCAGCCCCTGGAGTCCGTCCTGTCGGGGATGCGCAAGGGCCTCCTCCACCTGAATCCCTCGGGATTCGACCTCCTCCACCGCACCGCCGACGCCTTGGGGGAGCTGGTGGCGGGGCGGGACGACGGGACCTCCCCCGGGCTGGCCCGGGAACTGGAGGGACTCTGCCTGGGAGCCTCCCCTCCCCGAGCCCCGTCCCAGGAGGAGACGCCCCCTCCCGCCCTCCAGGAACCGGAAGCCCCTTCGCCGGAGGCTCCCTCGGGGGACCTGCGGGCAAACCGGGACACGGTGCGCATCGAGACCCAGAAGCTGGATTCCCTGCTGCTCCAGGCGGAGGATCTGCTCTCCCTCAAGCTCTCCCTGGCCCAACGCCTGGGGGAGGTGGAGGAAGCCCTTTCCCGCTGCCTCCCCTGGCGGAAGGGCTGGGAGAAGACCCTCCATGCCCTGAAGTCCTCCTCGGGACAAGAGGCCCTGCGCCCCCTTCTGGAGGAACACCGGGCCCGGATGGAGGACCTGCAGGACCGGCTGCGTCGGCTGCGCAAGGAGATGCGCCGGGACCTGCTGGCGGCGGATCGGTCCCTCTCCTCCCTGATGGAGAGCGCCAAGGGGGTGCTGATGCTTCCCCTGGGGACGATCCTCCAGGGGTATCCCAAGGTGGTCCGGGACCTGTGCCGCCTGTTGGGCAAGGAGGCCGCCCTGACCGTCTCCGGGGAGGACACCCCCATGGACAAGCGGATCCTGGAGGGGCTCAAGGACCCCCTGCTCCACCTGCTGCGCAACGGGGTGGACCACGGCCTGGAACCCCCGGAGGAACGGCTCCGTCAGGGCAAACCTCCCGCCGGGAACCTCTCCCTGCGGGTCCACCGACAGGAGGGGAACCGGGTGGAGATCGTCCTCTCCGACGACGGCCGGGGCATCGACCCCCGAGCCCTTCGGCAAAGCGCCGTGAAGGCCGGGGTCCTCTCCTCCCAGGACGCGGAAGCCCTGGACGACGCGGCAGCCCTGGGACTCCTGTTCCGCTCCGGCGTCTCCACCAGCCCCCTGGTCACGGACATCTCCGGCCGGGGACTGGGCATGGCCATCGTGGAGGAAGGGGTGCAGAAACTGGGAGGCTCCGTGACGGTGCGCTCCGTACCGGGGGTGGGGACCACCTTCCTCCTCTCCCTGCCCCTGACCCTGGCCACCTTCCGGGGGCTTTTGGTCCGGGAGGGGGGGCGTTCGTTCCTCGTCCCCACGGGCAGCATCCTCCGGGTCCTGCGCATCCCCCGGGACCAGATCTCCTCGGTGGGATCCCGGGAGACCTTCCGGATGGACGGAATCCCCCTGGGCCTGGCGCGCCTCGGCGGGGTCCTGGGACTGCCTCCGGGACCGGAAACAGGCCCCCACCTCCCCGTGCTGGTCCTGACGTCGGGGAGTTCCCGCCTGGGCTTCGCGGTGGACCAGATCCTGGAGGAACAGGAGGCCCTGCTGAAGCCCCTGGGCCCCCAGCTCGTCCGGGTGCGTCACCTGGCGGGGGCCACGGTGCTGGGCTCCGGGGAGGTGGTCCCGGTGCTCCACGCGGGAGACCTGATCCGCTCCGCCCTGGAGGGGGAAGCCTCCGTCCGGGCCGGTTCCTCCCGGGAGGAGGACCGCCGCCCCTCCGTGCTTCTGGTGGAGGACTCCATCACCTCCCGGACCCTGCTGCGCAACATCCTGAGCGCCGCAGGGCACGAGGTGACCACGGCGGTGGACGGGGAAGAGGGCTGGAACCTGGTGCGGGAGGGCTCCTTCGACCTGGTGGTCTCGGACGTGGAGATGCCCCGGATGTCCGGGTTCGACCTCACCGCCCGGATCCGCTCGGACCCCCGGCTCCAGGAACTGCCGGTGGTGCTGGTCACTTCCCTGGAGTCCCGGGAGGATCGGGAGCGGGGCGCAGAGGTGGGGGCGGACGCCTACATCGTCAAACGGGGCTTCGACCAGGGGAACCTGCTGGACGCCGTGAGACGCCTTCTGTAG
- a CDS encoding HAMP domain-containing methyl-accepting chemotaxis protein, giving the protein MNLLQHVRIGKKLALGFGILLVALVGMGALGLYGLDKLTGDMDFIITNRIPDLRALGDLNYLRMKVHTEVYEAGTSEKQADQETVFRTLLEDRPALWGEMDRAWQVLLSTVRMSDRGRGLVATLKTQYPAWRAQHAELEQAMRRILEAPNRTERRRLFQDYQLRVQRLVPLSDAMGKTLDDLSQNNRRNTEKLIRTDLDRAKTVRHTTLFALLGAVLVAFLVGLAITRSISGPLGMGVELLKRLDQGDLTGEVPEVLAARRDEIGDLARALKGLIASMQTQIEAISGAASALSSSSAQVSATVAEVTAAAEETAASVAESSTTMEEVRATAENTSRKAREVAETSQKGLESVQTGHKATEAMVEGMQRIHERMGFIAETIVRLSEQNQEIGEITQSVEDLAEQSNLLAVNAAVEAAKAGEQGRGFAVVAQEIKNLAEQSKQAAKEVQRILQDIQKATSAAVMATEQGSKAVEQGIQNAGPVKDSILTMSRKLTDTAQLAAQIAAANRDLFVGVDQVTQAMGSIREAGSQNVAGMKDLEDTVRHLRDLGQGLLDLMKRYRA; this is encoded by the coding sequence ATGAACCTGCTGCAGCACGTCCGGATCGGGAAAAAACTGGCCCTGGGCTTCGGGATCCTGCTGGTCGCCCTGGTGGGGATGGGGGCCCTGGGGCTGTATGGGCTCGACAAGCTGACGGGGGACATGGACTTCATCATCACGAACCGCATCCCGGACCTGCGCGCCCTGGGAGACCTGAACTACCTGCGCATGAAGGTCCACACGGAGGTATACGAGGCGGGCACCTCGGAGAAACAGGCGGACCAGGAGACGGTCTTCCGGACCCTTCTTGAGGACCGTCCCGCTCTATGGGGAGAGATGGACCGGGCATGGCAGGTCCTCCTGTCCACAGTACGCATGAGCGACCGGGGACGGGGGCTGGTGGCCACCCTCAAGACCCAGTACCCCGCATGGAGAGCCCAGCACGCGGAGCTGGAACAGGCGATGCGGCGCATCCTGGAGGCCCCCAACCGGACGGAACGCCGCCGTCTCTTCCAGGATTACCAGCTCCGGGTGCAACGCCTGGTGCCCCTTTCCGACGCTATGGGCAAGACCCTGGACGATTTGAGCCAGAATAACCGCAGGAACACGGAAAAGCTCATCCGAACGGACCTGGATCGGGCGAAGACCGTCCGGCACACCACCCTCTTCGCCCTGCTGGGCGCCGTGCTGGTGGCTTTTCTGGTGGGCCTGGCCATCACCCGCAGCATCTCCGGCCCCCTGGGGATGGGGGTGGAACTGCTGAAACGCCTGGATCAGGGAGACCTCACCGGGGAAGTCCCGGAAGTCCTGGCTGCCCGGAGGGACGAAATCGGCGACCTGGCCCGGGCACTGAAAGGGCTCATCGCGAGCATGCAGACCCAGATCGAGGCCATCAGCGGGGCGGCAAGCGCCTTGAGCTCCTCCTCCGCCCAGGTGTCCGCCACGGTGGCGGAGGTGACCGCCGCCGCCGAGGAAACCGCGGCCTCCGTGGCGGAAAGCTCCACCACCATGGAGGAGGTGCGCGCCACCGCGGAGAACACCAGCCGCAAGGCCCGGGAGGTGGCGGAGACCTCCCAGAAGGGGCTGGAATCGGTGCAGACGGGGCACAAGGCCACGGAGGCCATGGTGGAGGGGATGCAGCGCATCCACGAGCGCATGGGCTTCATCGCCGAAACCATCGTGCGCCTGAGCGAGCAGAACCAGGAGATCGGGGAGATCACCCAGTCCGTGGAGGACCTGGCGGAGCAGTCCAACCTCCTGGCGGTGAACGCGGCGGTGGAGGCCGCCAAGGCGGGGGAACAGGGACGGGGCTTCGCGGTGGTGGCCCAGGAGATCAAGAACCTGGCGGAACAGTCCAAGCAGGCGGCCAAGGAGGTGCAGCGCATCCTCCAGGACATCCAGAAGGCCACCAGCGCGGCGGTGATGGCAACGGAGCAGGGCAGCAAGGCGGTGGAACAGGGCATCCAGAACGCGGGCCCCGTGAAGGACTCCATCCTCACCATGAGCCGCAAGCTCACCGACACCGCCCAGCTGGCGGCGCAGATCGCCGCGGCGAACCGGGACCTCTTCGTCGGGGTGGACCAGGTGACCCAGGCCATGGGGAGCATCCGGGAAGCGGGGTCCCAGAACGTGGCGGGGATGAAGGACCTGGAGGACACGGTGCGCCACCTGCGGGATCTGGGGCAAGGGCTTCTGGACCTGATGAAGCGCTACCGGGCCTGA
- a CDS encoding chemotaxis protein CheW: MDHPMHPPGQDSPSLRRARILRERAERLAREEPPAPEGALLDVVAFPLGGEPFAVGALHVGEVLPLRGVTPLPGTPPFVAGILNLRGTLVSLVDLRVLLHMPREEEARMGVILRGKGMEFGLVTEGLLGTRRVPVEQIRPAPPGTGDPWGLILGIWEDLILLDGARLLAEPSLVVDDAPDPGGNTTTRREGEERR, encoded by the coding sequence GTGGACCATCCGATGCATCCTCCGGGACAGGACTCCCCGTCCCTTAGGCGAGCCCGCATCCTCCGGGAGCGGGCGGAGCGCCTCGCCCGGGAGGAGCCCCCGGCGCCCGAGGGGGCACTGCTGGACGTGGTGGCCTTCCCCCTGGGGGGCGAGCCCTTCGCCGTGGGGGCGCTCCACGTGGGGGAGGTCCTCCCCCTGCGGGGGGTCACCCCTCTGCCGGGGACGCCTCCCTTCGTGGCGGGCATCCTGAACCTCCGGGGAACCCTCGTCTCCCTGGTGGACCTTCGGGTGCTCCTCCACATGCCCCGGGAGGAGGAGGCCCGGATGGGGGTGATCCTCCGGGGCAAGGGAATGGAGTTCGGCCTGGTGACGGAGGGGCTTCTGGGAACCCGACGGGTTCCGGTGGAACAGATCCGCCCCGCCCCCCCGGGGACGGGGGACCCCTGGGGGCTGATCCTGGGGATCTGGGAGGACCTGATCCTGCTGGACGGGGCGCGCCTTCTGGCGGAACCGTCCCTGGTGGTGGACGACGCGCCCGACCCGGGCGGGAACACGACGACACGGAGGGAAGGGGAGGAAAGACGATGA
- a CDS encoding CheR family methyltransferase, with product MTQQNPVPETADLCPPLECAGDLAILGNRVESAMGLRRGRRPEDLWRALRELARQEGEPLRELLSRLAASPLSREDTDRLAPHLTVGETYFFRDMETLGVLRDRVFPELARRGGTVRIWCAGCSSGEEAYTVAMLAQEVLPPERLEILGTDLNPRSLRKARKGHYTRWSFRGVPSPWVERFFTRLPEGVRSVKPRFRQGISFREGNLLDPASPFPDGRPGDVILCRNVLIYFEEAAIRRVLSLFRQTLSPEGWLVVAPAEAPLVQGFGFHPLGRTSTFLHPSRRASGETPREREYALEGFLPPPLPEELPTALPFGPEEDLFLPPSPPQPAPLPLPPSPEEDLLATARQKADAGLHEEALCLCSQAMERDRTDPTPYYLSGVIHQERGATQEARNALRRAVYLDPSFVAAHHALASLAPDRESEARHLRNARELLLALPEDEVVPESGGLTASALLELLHIAPR from the coding sequence GTGACCCAGCAGAACCCCGTCCCGGAGACCGCCGACCTGTGCCCCCCCCTGGAGTGCGCGGGGGACCTGGCCATCCTGGGAAACCGGGTGGAATCCGCCATGGGACTTCGACGGGGAAGACGCCCCGAAGACTTGTGGCGGGCCCTGAGGGAGCTGGCCCGGCAGGAGGGGGAGCCCCTCCGGGAGCTGCTCTCCCGCCTGGCCGCCTCTCCCCTCTCCCGGGAGGATACGGACCGGCTGGCTCCCCACCTCACCGTAGGGGAGACCTACTTCTTCCGGGACATGGAGACCCTGGGGGTGCTGCGGGACCGCGTCTTCCCGGAGCTGGCCCGACGGGGCGGGACGGTTCGGATCTGGTGCGCCGGATGCAGCTCCGGGGAGGAAGCGTACACGGTGGCCATGCTGGCCCAGGAGGTTCTGCCCCCGGAGAGGCTGGAGATCCTGGGAACGGACCTCAACCCCCGATCGCTGCGCAAGGCCCGAAAGGGACACTACACCCGCTGGTCCTTCCGAGGGGTGCCCTCCCCCTGGGTGGAACGGTTCTTCACGCGCCTCCCCGAGGGGGTCCGCTCGGTGAAGCCCCGGTTCCGCCAGGGGATCTCCTTCCGGGAGGGCAACCTCCTGGATCCGGCGTCCCCTTTCCCGGACGGTCGCCCCGGGGACGTGATCCTGTGCCGCAACGTGCTGATCTACTTCGAGGAGGCGGCGATCCGCCGGGTCTTAAGCCTGTTCCGGCAGACCCTGTCTCCGGAGGGGTGGCTGGTGGTGGCCCCGGCGGAGGCCCCCCTGGTCCAGGGCTTCGGCTTCCACCCCCTGGGAAGGACGAGCACCTTCCTCCACCCCTCCCGAAGAGCCTCGGGGGAAACGCCCCGGGAGCGGGAGTACGCCCTGGAGGGGTTTCTCCCCCCTCCCCTTCCGGAAGAGCTTCCGACGGCCCTCCCCTTCGGTCCGGAGGAGGACCTGTTTTTGCCCCCTTCCCCCCCGCAACCCGCCCCACTCCCCCTCCCCCCCTCCCCGGAGGAGGACCTCCTGGCCACCGCCCGGCAGAAGGCGGACGCGGGGCTCCACGAGGAGGCCCTGTGCCTGTGTTCCCAGGCCATGGAGCGGGACAGGACCGACCCGACGCCCTATTATCTGAGCGGGGTGATCCACCAGGAACGGGGGGCGACCCAGGAGGCCCGCAACGCCCTGAGGCGGGCGGTGTATCTGGACCCGTCCTTCGTGGCGGCCCACCACGCCCTGGCCTCCCTGGCCCCGGATCGGGAGTCCGAGGCCCGACACCTGCGCAACGCCCGGGAGCTGCTCCTGGCCCTGCCGGAGGACGAGGTCGTCCCCGAGTCGGGAGGGCTGACCGCTTCCGCCCTGTTGGAACTGCTCCACATCGCCCCGCGATGA
- a CDS encoding chemotaxis protein CheW: MDEPVLVFLVAGRRHALPVGDVERVVPAAEVTPLPDAPPDVRGAVKVGSEVAPVVDLRRRFGLPSRELELSDRFLLVRFQGALRALLVEAVEGVSSPRCRAVPETPDARVTLGDGAELTLLHSLASLLAPGGTEAP, translated from the coding sequence GTGGACGAACCGGTATTGGTGTTCCTGGTGGCGGGACGACGCCACGCCCTCCCGGTGGGGGACGTGGAGCGCGTCGTGCCCGCCGCGGAGGTCACCCCCCTCCCCGACGCTCCTCCGGACGTGCGGGGAGCCGTGAAGGTGGGAAGCGAGGTGGCCCCGGTGGTGGACCTGCGCCGACGCTTCGGCCTGCCCTCCCGGGAGCTGGAGCTGTCGGACCGCTTTTTGCTGGTACGCTTCCAGGGAGCCCTTCGGGCCCTCCTGGTGGAGGCCGTGGAGGGGGTCTCCTCTCCCCGGTGCCGGGCCGTCCCGGAGACCCCCGACGCCCGGGTGACCCTGGGGGACGGGGCGGAACTGACGCTCCTGCACAGCCTGGCGTCCCTCCTCGCCCCCGGGGGAACCGAAGCCCCGTGA
- a CDS encoding response regulator transcription factor, protein MEGERKRILVVDDDGELGELLRTYLEREGFACLHVTDGETGLREALSGRQDLAILDVMLPEKSGFDVLREIRARSDLPVLMLTARGDPVDRVVGLELGADDYIPKPFLPRELAARVRAVLRRTDRKEEDPAPEDADRLSVGDLELCLLSRTVRVGGQSVSLTGTEFRLLRALLASAGFLVSLESLSPEVLGRRHSAFDRSLGVHLSNLRRKLGPYPDGMERIRTVRGEGYVLVYPEPEGRG, encoded by the coding sequence GTGGAAGGGGAACGGAAGCGCATCCTGGTGGTGGACGACGATGGGGAACTGGGGGAGCTGCTGCGAACCTATCTGGAGCGGGAGGGGTTCGCGTGCCTCCACGTGACCGACGGGGAGACGGGGCTTCGGGAGGCCCTTTCGGGGCGCCAGGACCTGGCGATCCTGGACGTGATGCTGCCGGAGAAGAGCGGTTTCGACGTGCTGCGGGAGATCCGGGCCCGGTCGGACCTGCCGGTGCTGATGCTCACCGCCCGGGGGGATCCGGTGGACCGGGTGGTGGGGCTGGAGCTGGGGGCGGACGACTACATCCCCAAACCCTTCCTCCCCCGGGAGCTGGCGGCCCGGGTGCGGGCGGTGCTGCGCCGCACGGACCGGAAGGAGGAGGACCCCGCTCCGGAGGACGCGGATCGGCTGTCGGTGGGGGACCTGGAGCTGTGCCTCCTGTCCCGGACGGTTCGGGTGGGGGGGCAGTCCGTCTCGCTCACGGGGACGGAGTTCCGGCTCCTGCGGGCCCTTCTGGCCTCCGCGGGGTTTCTGGTTTCCCTGGAGAGCCTGAGCCCGGAGGTTCTGGGGCGGCGACACTCCGCTTTTGACCGGAGCCTGGGGGTCCACCTGAGTAACCTGCGGCGCAAGCTGGGACCCTACCCCGACGGGATGGAGCGGATCCGCACCGTCCGGGGGGAGGGGTACGTGCTGGTGTACCCGGAGCCGGAGGGGCGGGGATGA
- a CDS encoding ATP-binding protein has translation MKRLSLFWRMYLGFLLALLLPVGLFELSALGARQRFHGEMVRGLPRLLVWTVSTLAEEAGRVRSQGGEEALAAFLRREGELRGMELYVTDPKETFLSDPPSDPLRPEGPESPSGSSGERVLRFSGHRLGVSVPLPGAPLRLLGILLPPEGRPPGPPGPPPPGFRNPLRGLLLPMVAGATLCFLLVRWLTVPLKDLRRATSTLAGGDLAARVGPKVTDRGDEIAELGRAFNAMAERIQSLVTSQRRLLGDISHELRSPLQRVGLAAALARKGCTPEGEAYLERIEGETGRMGEMIGQLLDLTREELRDLCPEEEPVYLEALLERIAADGAFEGAEEGKGVELSVPEAVVVWGEAEPLARALENGVRNALRHTPPGTGVEVKVLPEGDRVRILVRDHGPGVEEGELERIFLPFYRVDSSRDRGQGGVGLGLAIAREGTRRLGGTVTARNHPQGGLMLEYVLPLRPVPAERGAGGPRAS, from the coding sequence ATGAAGCGCCTTTCCCTCTTCTGGCGCATGTACCTGGGGTTCCTCCTGGCCCTGCTGCTGCCCGTGGGGCTCTTCGAGCTGTCCGCCCTGGGGGCCCGCCAGCGGTTCCACGGCGAGATGGTCCGGGGGCTGCCCCGTCTGCTGGTCTGGACCGTGTCGACCCTGGCGGAGGAGGCGGGGCGGGTGCGCTCCCAAGGGGGGGAGGAGGCCCTGGCGGCGTTCCTCCGGCGGGAGGGGGAGCTTCGGGGAATGGAGCTGTACGTGACGGACCCGAAGGAAACCTTCTTGTCCGATCCCCCCTCCGATCCCCTCCGGCCCGAAGGCCCCGAGTCCCCTTCCGGCTCCTCGGGGGAGCGGGTGCTTCGGTTCTCGGGGCATCGCCTGGGGGTCTCGGTACCCCTGCCCGGTGCCCCCCTGAGGCTGCTGGGGATCCTGCTGCCCCCGGAGGGAAGGCCCCCCGGTCCTCCGGGGCCGCCGCCCCCGGGGTTCCGGAACCCCCTGCGGGGCCTTCTCCTGCCCATGGTGGCGGGAGCCACCCTGTGTTTCCTGCTGGTCCGGTGGCTCACCGTGCCCCTGAAGGACCTGCGCCGGGCCACCTCCACCCTGGCGGGGGGGGACCTGGCCGCCCGGGTGGGGCCGAAGGTGACGGATCGGGGGGACGAGATCGCCGAGCTGGGGCGGGCCTTCAACGCCATGGCGGAGCGGATCCAGTCCCTGGTGACCTCCCAGCGCCGTCTGCTGGGGGACATCTCCCACGAGCTTCGGTCCCCCCTGCAGCGGGTGGGCCTGGCGGCGGCCCTGGCCCGCAAGGGCTGTACCCCCGAGGGGGAGGCCTACCTGGAACGCATCGAGGGGGAGACGGGGCGGATGGGGGAGATGATCGGCCAGCTCCTGGACCTGACCCGGGAGGAGCTGCGGGACCTGTGTCCGGAGGAGGAGCCGGTGTATCTGGAGGCCCTTCTGGAGCGCATCGCCGCGGACGGGGCCTTCGAGGGGGCGGAGGAGGGCAAAGGGGTGGAGCTGTCCGTTCCCGAAGCGGTGGTGGTGTGGGGGGAGGCGGAACCCCTGGCCCGGGCCCTGGAGAACGGGGTGCGCAATGCCCTGCGCCACACCCCCCCGGGGACGGGGGTGGAGGTGAAGGTCCTTCCGGAGGGAGACCGGGTCCGGATCCTCGTCCGGGACCACGGGCCGGGGGTGGAGGAGGGGGAGCTGGAACGGATCTTCCTGCCCTTCTACCGGGTGGATTCCTCCCGGGACCGAGGGCAGGGGGGCGTGGGCCTGGGGCTTGCCATCGCCCGGGAGGGGACGAGGCGCCTCGGAGGGACGGTGACGGCCCGCAACCACCCCCAGGGAGGGCTGATGCTGGAGTACGTCCTGCCCCTGCGCCCCGTCCCGGCGGAACGGGGCGCAGGAGGCCCCCGGGCCTCCTAG